A genome region from Solirubrobacter pauli includes the following:
- a CDS encoding cysteine hydrolase family protein produces the protein MTALVPAEPGPFALDVSTTALVVIDMQRDFLEPGGFGSALGNDVSLLSAAIEPLQRVLSAAREAGMLVIHTREGHRPDMADCPPAKFARGEFIGTDSPKGRILIRGEYGHDIVDELAPAPGEIVLDKPGKGSFYATDLELILRNAGITSLVVTGVTTEVCVHTTVREANDRGFECLVLSDCCGSYVPEFHEVALRMISAQGGIFGWVGSSSDLLSSLPLGARA, from the coding sequence ATGACCGCTCTCGTGCCCGCGGAGCCGGGCCCGTTCGCGTTGGACGTATCGACGACGGCGCTCGTCGTGATCGACATGCAACGCGACTTCCTCGAGCCGGGCGGCTTCGGGTCGGCGCTCGGCAACGACGTGTCGCTGCTGAGCGCCGCGATCGAGCCGCTGCAACGCGTGCTCAGCGCGGCCCGCGAAGCCGGGATGCTCGTCATCCACACGCGGGAGGGCCACCGGCCCGACATGGCCGACTGCCCGCCGGCGAAGTTCGCGCGCGGCGAGTTCATCGGCACCGACTCACCCAAGGGCCGGATCCTGATCCGCGGCGAGTACGGCCACGACATCGTCGACGAGCTCGCGCCGGCACCCGGCGAGATCGTGCTCGACAAGCCCGGCAAAGGCTCCTTCTACGCCACCGACCTCGAGCTGATCCTGCGCAACGCGGGGATCACGTCGCTGGTCGTGACCGGCGTCACCACCGAGGTCTGCGTGCACACGACCGTGCGCGAGGCCAACGACCGCGGCTTCGAGTGCCTGGTGCTGTCGGACTGCTGCGGCTCGTACGTCCCCGAGTTCCACGAGGTCGCGCTGCGGATGATCTCCGCCCAGGGCGGGATCTTCGGCTGGGTGGGCTCGTCATCGGACCTTCTGTCCTCCCTCCCGCTCGGAGCTCGCGCATGA